One window of the Candidatus Deferrimicrobium sp. genome contains the following:
- the ybaK gene encoding Cys-tRNA(Pro) deacylase: protein MSKEKMPVTAAIRVLRAAGAAYTEHPYDYEEKGGTSVSARELGVDEHSVVKTLVMEDDRKRPLIVLMHGDCEVSTKELARIIGAKSIAPCQPETAHRHSGYIVGGISPFGTRHPMPIYMEGTILDLPKIYINGGRRGFLVGISPSEAVRILSPTSVRVAIPD from the coding sequence ATGTCGAAGGAGAAGATGCCGGTGACGGCCGCGATCCGCGTCCTGCGGGCGGCCGGAGCGGCGTATACCGAGCACCCGTACGACTACGAGGAGAAGGGCGGAACGAGCGTGTCCGCGCGGGAGCTCGGAGTAGACGAGCACAGCGTGGTGAAGACGCTCGTGATGGAGGACGACCGGAAGCGACCGCTGATCGTCCTTATGCACGGGGATTGCGAAGTGTCGACGAAGGAGCTTGCGCGAATCATCGGCGCGAAGAGCATCGCCCCATGCCAGCCCGAGACCGCTCACCGCCACTCGGGGTACATCGTCGGGGGGATCTCGCCGTTCGGAACGAGGCACCCGATGCCGATCTACATGGAGGGGACGATCCTCGATCTTCCGAAGATCTACATCAACGGCGGGCGCCGCGGGTTCCTGGTGGGGATCAGCCCGTCGGAGGCGGTGCGGATCCTGTCGCCGACATCGGTTCGCGTGGCGATCCCGGATTGA